In the genome of Cyclopterus lumpus isolate fCycLum1 chromosome 19, fCycLum1.pri, whole genome shotgun sequence, the window CCCTGAGGGGTTCCTCGTATGGTATCACCACAACTAGATGTTCCTTTGTgtattgcattgtgggacagtTGACTACAACAGTCCAATCAATCATCAAACGCTTTTAATATCCTAAATGTTGGCACTTTTTCAACATGATTTTTGTAGCATGGGGTTGGGACCAAACGGCTATCTTTGTTTTATCTAATTGTAAAGTCATAGCTTGACTGGCGtatatattaataacaataatttgtATAATTTGTATGTTTCATGTATTTAGGATATGCCAACAGTGAGTCAGCACGGACAGAATCTGAAGCCGCTTAATCATTAATCTTGTTAATTACATcttttcctactgtgacatgtcaaaaGGTCTTTCTTCCACATTGTATTCatctgctggaggaggaaagagtAGTAATATGCAATATGTAACAAACACACGTACGTATACTCTGGAGAATTTACCTTTCAGTGAAGGATGGATTCTGGATTTTtcaatgagggagaaggaatttatgtagttttttaatttaataacatttttaacAAGGGAATAAATATTTCTTTAGTTTTATCTTTATTAGACGACAAGAGTATTTGTATACCTACAGTATGTCTTAGACTTGTCTGGAGGGGATGTTTGAAAACACAAGGTTTGTACTGCTGAACTCATTTGTtgtgacattcacacacaaaaaagactaAATGTTCCATTAATGAGTATTCAATCTGAGAAActacacacattatatttaagTTTGACAGGCAGCATTGTCTGGCCAACCATAAGATTATGCATAAACTCTtctttaatgaagaaaataatttcacattttTGATCAGAAGATAATCCAGTGGAGTTTGTTTTTTGACTAATGtgatttttaaagcattttttctTATTTGCGCTCATGACTCctgtgtacatacatatatacataatactGTAAACCTAGTCTATGTCAGCACTAGACACCGTACGTACAgtataataacaatatgaaaACGGTACTgatcacattttatatttttgatgAATTCTTCGTCAGCATGGTGCTTTCTTTAAGTGAACTTTTCTCCACCTAGAATCCATCCCACAATACTGTACCTCTATACTTTGCacctcatttacattttcaagttAGTCAAATCGCTTCTGTGGAGTCCTCACAGTACTTCCCACTTTTGGACACAGAcgataaagaaagaagaagtccatctctctttcctctcttacAGAGTCCAGAAGTGCAGGTTCAGGTGTTGGGACTCCAGGACATGTATGGGAGGCCCTGTTGGCCCTATGTGAACGGGGCCGTGGGAGGATCTATACCCGGACAGGGGCGGATCCGGAGTGGATAGGATGTAGTCAATGCTAAATTTGATCTCTGACTCTGGTTTCCCATGCTGGGTGGGGTTTGGGATGAGGTGGTTTGGCGGGGGGCCTGGCCTCGGCCTCTCAGGGTTCAAAGGGCAGACAGTGGAGTCGGGTTCGGGGCGCCGAGCTGCGGGGACGTGCTGATTGCTGTGGCTTTCCAACGGGTGGAAAGGGGTTTCTTTTGAATCCCGAAAGCCGATCTTCATGTTCCTCCTGCGCCGGCGCCGCCGAAAGTTGCCGTTTTCAAACAGGTCGAGCATCGACTCACAGCCACTGGCGAAGGTCCAGTAGTTTCCCTTTCCTTTCTCATTGCCCTCTGTACGAGGAACCTGCGTGGAAACACAACGAATACTTAACAAAGATACCAAATATCGCACCAACAATATCACAAAGAGAAGTAATTATGATATTCCTgcgagggaaaagaaaagaaaaggcaataAACTAGACAtatttcctcttcctctaaTATAAAAAGGGACATATTCAatcttttaaaacaataatacatgTAAAGCTCCCTTTCACAGGCAACATGTGAATATCTTgtgtgacagacacacacaatgcacctTGATGAAGCAGCTGTTGAGAGACAGGTTGTGCCTGATGGAGTTCTGCCAGGCTCTCTGGTTGGAGCGGTAGTAAGGAAACCTCTTCATGATGAACTCGTAGATGCCCGACAGAGTGACCCGCTGCTCGGGACTCTGCTGGATGGCCATGGCTATCAGAGCTATgtagctgacacacacacacacacacacacacacacacacactgttaaggCGAGAGAAGATAGACACGTGATAAAGGCTCTCGATCGTTGCGTTTTGTTGACGTTTGTGCGTGAAAATTGGGAGAATTACAAATGATATTAATTGTTTCCTTGAGTGTATTCTCGCTTTGCTGGATCTTGTTCAAATTGGTAACGCTTATTCCCTTTTGCCACAAACTGCTGCTGACAATTCGATGAAGGAAACTAAATCTCGAAATGACCAGTTTGCACTGTTATTCtagcaaattaaaatatatgttgtgAGTTACAGTATATGATGCATATattacgttaaaaaaaaagaagaagatatgtACAGCTTAATATCTCGAATCCTATAACAGAAATCTGAATGGACTTATTTGGGTTTTGTTGGGGGTTGTGCGACACTAACATCATTGTCTCTGATCATCAGTCCAGCACTACATATATGAGCAATTCTCATAAATTCTCATAAACTAATATTACAAGGTTTGACCTGTTTATGACACCAAAGAGAATATTATGGTAAAGTATGGGGATGGAATGGAAGGTATTGAATTGTtgctttaattaaattaattcaagTTTAAACAGATGCAGTAGCCACAAGAAACTAAACTGCTGTATAAAAAATatctttacatttatattatgcGAGAAATcatgaaactaaataaatgaagaagaaaagaaatgtagaaGAAAAATCTAAAGTGCAAATGATGAAAAACTGTATATCTAAGAATGCCTAAGatatatttgtgatttgtgttatgtatttttgtattacacAGGATACAAGCCTACGTTGTGTTTACAGATAAACTGAATTAGGTTGCACTAAAACAACTttttgtattgcccaatatATCAAAGACATCACATGCTCAGATAATATGAAAAACTAttctaaaaaggaaaaagaaagaacaataaTGTCTTTACATAACATTCAAAACCTACTACATGTGTTTGGCATACTGGCAGACAAAGGGGATGTAAAACAACTTGTTCAACATTACATGAAGTAAAAAGGAAATGCTCCATACCTGTATGCGGGTCGACACATTTTCTTCTCTTCGTCTGTGCTGGAGGAGGGATATCCGTCTCCATCGTAATTAAAACAGTTGAAGGGGTAGTTAGAGTTATCGAACATTGCTACACTTGGAGGACTCGGATGTGGGATCCAAAACTGTTTGTGTCATCTGACTCTTCTGGTCGAAGCCCAGCAGCAACACCTCgtcctgctgctctgctgtgcCACCATGCTCTGCTCAGCCAGCTGACACTCTGAGCTCCGCTGATGACGGCTGCCTCcagcccccctctctctgcagcGTCCTAGCTGCTTTCCAGGAACGGACTCAGGGCCACCCCTCTGAGGTCCTTGACCTCTTTGTACCGGTCTTTTCAGGTTTTAGATTCACAGATTTCTAATATTTAACACAAGCACTGCACACATTTTTTCCGATTTCCAAGTCAGGGCGAAAAACTGAAGATGGCCCCCGTTCAAATGAACTTATATTTTGTGTGCGCAGTTAAATACAAGACAGTCTTTAAAACCTTAATACACTTAAGACTTAAACTTACATGAAATAAGAACAATAGCCCGTGGGCTTCAGTGCACCAAAATGACCCGTGGCTTCATGCTTGGCAGGCTGACAGGGTACTTTGATCCctttcatatttgtatttgaatCGTTGCATGAATGAAAGCAGTAGAATATAGCACACAAAAAAGTAGGCAATCATGAATGAAATAAGTAGAATATAGCCCACAAAAAGTGGGCAATCATTCAAATAGATGACCAATAACCAATAAATAACCaatattgtttttcaaattaaaacttGATTATGTAAAGTTGCGAGCATGCTTAAAGCTGTTGGACACGTTTAGTAGAAGTCAGAGGATGTTTTTTATCTGAAGAGTAAAAATGTAAAGTGCATCAAACAGGAAATGCTTAAATGCAGAGCTCGTGGGCTTCAGTGCACCAAAATGACCCGCGGCTTCATGCTATAGCTGTTAGGCTTGGCAGGTCGAGCAGGGTACTTTGATCCccttcatatttgtattttcaaCATCATGCAACCCCTGTGCTGTGGGGTATGTTTGCGCTTGCTGAACAATAAATATAACCTATCTTTGGTCAGTTTCCAGACCCAGGGTTCAATCAGACAAATTCCATAAAAAAAGTGACACAGACGTCATCTTTTCTTATTCCACGTATTCCTCTTTCTGTCAAAAAACCTGCCGCCTacaatacccacaatgcaactcgactGAAGCCAGTTCTGTTGGAGATTGTTAAACTGGGAGCTGCTAATGTGGCCTCGAGCCTCCAGCCTCAAGCTGAGATGAGGAGCACGCTGCTGTATAAAGGTCGGCTGAGCTCACTTCTTTATAACTCCTCACCTCCAGATTTCTTTATTCATTCTCACACCTGTGGGCTTTGACTTGAGTCAAACtctgactcaagtgacatcacttgaggtaATTATCAGATGTTCACATATGCAGTAGTACTTACCTGTAAACCTTGTAAAAAAGACACTTAGTAGAGTGCCCTTTAACTTCGACTCGACTAAGCCAGTCCAGTCTCACAGTAGCAGCCTGGTGGTCGATGTGCTGTACAAGgcggctcccccccccccccccccccccccccccccccccccccccccccccccctctcccgcTCCGGCAGGATTCTGGGTGGTCCACTGGGCCAGTAGGCTgccttcatgttttattttacctCTTTTATAGCCTAATCTCCCTAACTGTACTTAAAACAGCAAtccacaaaccaacaaacaagaTCCTTTgcatctttgttttctttttctcttcgtTAAactcttggtgtgtgtgtgtgtgtgcgcgtgcgtgcgtgtgtgtgtatgtgtgtgcgtgtctccaCTCTGGCAGACGTTTAGTCAACAACGGGAAGTTTTGTAGATGTTATCTATAATGCTCTATAATGGCCATAAATTGTTTCCGTGTCTATAAAAAAGGGGGATGTGTATTTTCAAGGGATCTAAACGATGCAATTGGAGGTCTCCCGTGAGCGACTGAGGCCGGGAAAACAGCCCAAGGCCCagcaggcctgtgtgtgtggccccGCTGGTGCAGGAGGAGCCTATAAGCGCTGTATTCTCCATTATTCTGACTAATGAAGCAGTTAAAAGGTCAACGCAGTGCTCAATTTTAGGTGCAGGCCCAAATTGTTTTAGATGGCTTCATGAAAAGCGGCATCTTGAAGCATGAAACAGAATCTGGATTTATAtccgttgtgtttgtgtccgtctggatcttttcttttctctcgggaaattgtgtttttcacGTACAGGTCAAATGAATTGAGTCTAgcaataaattaataaataatatattaatatatcaaataaaacacTCACTGGCCATTTTCTTTGCATTGTGTAATTCTATTTGTCAAACTTTCCAGTACAGTTAACACTGATAAGACTTTTGTAGAGCACTGGagcttctgtttctttcttaaATGAAATGATCGGATTACTTTCAACACCACAGCtgttaatatattaaatgttctgctttatAAACCTAACCACAAAGCAACATAATTGACTTCATTGAACATGTCACTACTTTAGTGCTTAAATGACCATTTAACTGTTCACTCCAGACAAGAAAAAcagcttatttttctttttttttactaaactgTAAATagagcaacagagagaagcAGTgtagaggagaagaggaggtcaCCATATCAGGTTGGTCTGAACTGAGATCAGATAAGCGCCACATGACTCACTCCCATGACGAGGCTTCCTCTGGCGTCCTGTCTGCGGCCTGCTGCGCTGATTACAGCCCTTAGTTCTCCTCTGGTCACTCTGTGTCCCTCTGATGGTTGTCTCAGACTTCCTCCATGCATAGCACTGTATGCctgtatgcctgtgtgtgtgcgtgcgtgtgcgtgcgtatgtgtgtgcgtgtgtgtacatgcatttatgtaAACCAGCCAAGTAGCTTTTCCGCGGGCTGTTCTGTGAGGAAAGGTTATCACAACACAACAGAGCACTGGGAACAGTAAACATGCTTGCACACGGAGCTCGGGCTGAGGGCCATTTTCCTTTGCACGTGCTGTGCAGCCATCTTCACTGCCACCATCTACTGTTCAATAACAATGGGTCATGGATAAGGACTCGGATCTCCATGAGTCCGTCATTGTATTCTTTGTCAAATTCCTTGAAGATTCCTTTAAATCAAAATCTgctgagggtgggggggggggagcattgCGACAAGTTTGGTGCCAATTCAATGGTCAGTTTGCAATTTATAGAAGTGTGATATGGAAACGTCAACCCTCAAGGGCTCAGCAGGTTTCCAGCATGGCACACTTTTGAGATATCTGAAGGTTTAACTTTCAGAACATTTGCTGCTGCTCGACATCAAATGACTCCGTAAAAAAAGACTGCAAACCAACACTGGTTGAGAACAAAGAATGTTGAAGCAATACACATATTTTctgagggttagggtttagcttaacacacacacacaatttgacaTGAGGTCACGCTTGAGGTCAAGAAATAATTTTGGATAATTTTCTACATATCATACTTTAGTCTTGTGTGTGACTGGAGTGGTAGTTTAACTGTTGACTGAAGAAGCGATACGTTGTAATCCTTAAGGTGAAAGTACTTAGTGCTTCTTTAAAGGGAAACAGATCTAATTTAACATGTCAAAGTTATTCAATAATCATGTAAACTATTACTCAGCTCGTGAAAACAGTGGAGATAATTGTTTAAATGTacagaattgttttatttatcttgCTCCTTTCAAAGGATGTCTATGTGCAGGTTCCACCTAAAGCTGCACCCTAGCAATATTGTTCTAAAGCGCTAACCATTATTATCGCTTATGCTTCTCAGGTTGTAAGACTCTGTTGTTGAACTATAAGGATGATAATCTCCCGTGATGATGTAATATataacattaaatatgtatattaaaacatatacaaTCTCACATCATACTACTGGTGATAAGGAACAAAGCACTATGTTATTCTgcttatttagttttattgcacTTTTACCATGATGcaaagaaatggagaaaagaatCCACAGAAACAATGAGttgaatacaaatttaaaaaaagaatcctttTCACTTGAACATCATCTAAGGTTCACTATGGACTCACCCATATGTCCAGACACACTGAACTAACCTGACACAGAACTATGGGAATGTAGAATAAAACCCTTGTGAAACAGATGGAGTCAGCACAAACATATATGTAGACCTCAGAA includes:
- the foxl3 gene encoding forkhead box L3, with product MFDNSNYPFNCFNYDGDGYPSSSTDEEKKMCRPAYSYIALIAMAIQQSPEQRVTLSGIYEFIMKRFPYYRSNQRAWQNSIRHNLSLNSCFIKVPRTEGNEKGKGNYWTFASGCESMLDLFENGNFRRRRRRRNMKIGFRDSKETPFHPLESHSNQHVPAARRPEPDSTVCPLNPERPRPGPPPNHLIPNPTQHGKPESEIKFSIDYILSTPDPPLSGYRSSHGPVHIGPTGPPIHVLESQHLNLHFWTL